A section of the Citrobacter farmeri genome encodes:
- the xseB gene encoding exodeoxyribonuclease VII small subunit has product MAKKNEAPVSFETSLNELEQIVTRLESGDLPLEEALNEFERGVQLARQGQVKLQQAEQRVQILLSDNEDASPTPFTADNE; this is encoded by the coding sequence ATGGCGAAGAAAAATGAGGCGCCGGTCAGCTTTGAAACGTCGCTGAACGAGCTGGAGCAAATTGTAACGCGTCTGGAAAGTGGCGATCTGCCGCTGGAAGAGGCGCTGAATGAATTCGAACGTGGCGTGCAACTGGCACGTCAGGGTCAGGTAAAATTGCAACAGGCGGAACAGCGTGTGCAAATCCTGCTGTCTGACAATGAAGACGCATCTCCTACGCCTTTTACAGCGGATAACGAGTAA
- a CDS encoding IclR family transcriptional regulator produces the protein MAETSQGVNSVDIAVNILTFIASQNGQARAIDIAAGCNLSKSRLHKYLVSLCRTGMLGQNEKGLYCLGSTLFQMAGNPTAARDPVSELNTALIAFRDTFNHSTGVVVAMGDGLVLKHYHRSFRNVDIDFLPNTPVPLHASSAGQVFMSYSDYQPQNQAQKQLIAQIQSQGYAVRYNPTQGIPGAQSIACPLRNGKGDLVAIAVTMGFFSTDVIPQIAGQLVRSVAALHPQD, from the coding sequence ATGGCTGAAACATCACAAGGGGTCAATTCGGTTGATATCGCCGTCAACATTCTGACGTTTATTGCCAGTCAAAACGGTCAGGCGCGGGCCATCGATATCGCCGCTGGATGCAACCTGTCCAAGAGTCGTTTACACAAGTATCTGGTTTCACTCTGTCGAACCGGTATGTTGGGGCAAAACGAAAAAGGACTCTATTGTCTTGGATCGACACTTTTTCAGATGGCGGGCAATCCAACGGCTGCACGCGATCCGGTAAGTGAACTCAATACGGCGCTGATCGCATTTCGCGATACCTTTAACCACTCTACCGGCGTGGTGGTGGCGATGGGTGACGGATTAGTGCTGAAACACTACCATCGCAGCTTCCGTAATGTGGATATCGATTTTCTGCCCAATACCCCCGTTCCGCTGCACGCCAGTTCAGCAGGTCAGGTGTTCATGAGTTATTCCGACTATCAGCCGCAGAATCAGGCACAGAAACAATTGATTGCGCAGATACAGTCTCAGGGCTATGCGGTACGCTACAATCCAACGCAGGGGATCCCTGGCGCACAGTCGATTGCCTGTCCGCTACGGAATGGGAAAGGAGATCTGGTGGCGATTGCCGTAACGATGGGATTCTTCAGTACAGATGTTATCCCGCAGATTGCCGGACAGCTAGTGAGAAGCGTCGCGGCGCTTCATCCGCAGGATTAA
- the thiI gene encoding tRNA uracil 4-sulfurtransferase ThiI translates to MKFIIKLFPEITIKSQSVRLRFIKMLTGNIRNVLKHYDETLAVVRHWDNIEVRAKDENQRLAIRDALTRIPGIHHILEVEDVPFTDMHDIFEKALAQYRDRLEGKTFCVRVKRRGKHEFSSIDVERYVGGGLNQHIESARVKLTNPDVTVHLEVEDDRLLLIKGRYEGIGGFPIGTQEDVLSLISGGFDSGVSSYMLMRRGCRVHYCFFNLGGAAHEIGVRQVAHYLWNRFGSSHRVRFVAINFEPVVGEILEKVDDGQMGVVLKRMMVRAASKVAERYGVQALVTGEALGQVSSQTLTNLRLIDNVSDTLILRPLISYDKEHIINLARQIGTEDFARTMPEYCGVISKSPTVKAIKAKIEAEEENFDFSILEKVVEEASNVDIREIAQQTQQDVVEVETVSGFGPNDVILDIRAIDEQDDKPLKVEGVEVVSLPFYKLSTQFGDLDQNKTWLLWCERGVMSRLQALYLREQGFENVKVYRP, encoded by the coding sequence ATGAAGTTTATCATTAAATTGTTCCCGGAAATTACCATCAAAAGCCAATCTGTGCGTTTGCGCTTTATAAAAATGCTGACCGGGAACATTCGTAACGTTTTAAAGCACTATGATGAGACCCTCGCCGTTGTCCGCCACTGGGATAACATCGAAGTTCGCGCGAAAGATGAAAACCAGCGTCTGGCGATCCGCGACGCGCTGACCCGCATCCCAGGGATTCACCACATTCTCGAAGTCGAAGACGTGCCGTTTACCGACATGCACGATATTTTCGAGAAGGCGCTGGCGCAATACCGCGATCGGCTGGAAGGTAAGACCTTCTGCGTGCGCGTTAAACGTCGCGGTAAACACGAGTTTAGCTCTATCGACGTGGAACGTTACGTGGGCGGCGGTTTAAACCAGCACATTGAATCGGCGCGCGTGAAGCTGACCAACCCGGATGTGACTGTTCATCTGGAAGTGGAAGATGATCGTCTGCTGCTCATTAAAGGGCGTTACGAAGGGATCGGTGGTTTCCCGATCGGTACTCAGGAAGATGTACTCTCGCTGATCTCCGGCGGTTTCGACTCCGGGGTTTCCAGCTATATGCTGATGCGTCGCGGCTGCCGCGTTCACTACTGCTTCTTTAATCTCGGCGGTGCGGCGCATGAAATCGGCGTTCGTCAAGTGGCGCACTATCTGTGGAACCGCTTCGGCAGCTCGCATCGCGTGCGCTTTGTCGCCATCAATTTTGAGCCAGTGGTCGGCGAGATCCTCGAGAAAGTCGATGACGGTCAGATGGGTGTGGTGCTCAAACGTATGATGGTTCGTGCGGCGTCGAAAGTGGCGGAGCGTTATGGCGTGCAGGCGCTGGTCACCGGCGAAGCGCTGGGCCAGGTTTCCAGCCAGACGCTGACCAATCTGCGTCTGATCGATAACGTCTCCGATACGCTGATCCTGCGTCCGCTGATTTCTTACGATAAAGAGCACATCATCAATCTGGCGCGCCAGATTGGGACTGAAGACTTTGCCCGCACCATGCCGGAATACTGCGGCGTGATTTCAAAAAGCCCGACGGTGAAAGCCATCAAGGCGAAGATTGAAGCAGAAGAAGAGAACTTTGACTTCAGCATCCTCGAGAAGGTGGTTGAAGAAGCAAGCAATGTGGATATTCGCGAAATTGCGCAGCAAACGCAGCAGGACGTGGTGGAAGTCGAAACCGTCAGTGGTTTTGGTCCGAACGACGTGATTCTGGATATCCGCGCTATCGACGAGCAGGATGATAAGCCGCTGAAGGTGGAAGGCGTGGAGGTGGTTTCACTGCCGTTCTACAAGCTGAGCACGCAATTCGGCGATCTCGACCAGAATAAAACCTGGCTGCTGTGGTGCGAGCGCGGCGTGATGAGCCGATTACAAGCGCTGTATCTGCGCGAGCAGGGCTTTGAAAATGTGAAGGTATATCGCCCGTAA